One Gadus chalcogrammus isolate NIFS_2021 chromosome 22, NIFS_Gcha_1.0, whole genome shotgun sequence genomic window carries:
- the LOC130375864 gene encoding neurabin-1-like: MSERSHAPALSSDEILDEAQFPRQHQGPNLSVTEWTPQQVARWLIGLHLELHVPEFTAKNVDGERLLQMESNELKALGVSSSQDRGLLKKKIKELKVLQDKTRRNREKLERQRDKLRQREQEQQRQSQDEP; encoded by the exons ATGTCGGAGCGCTCCCACGCGCCGGCCCTCTCTTCAGACGAG ATCCTAGACGAGGCCCAGTTCCCCAGGCAGCACCAGGGGCCGAACCTCAGCGTGACAGAGTGGACCCCCCAGCAGGTGGCCCGCTGGCTCATCGGACTCCACCTGGAACTCCATGTCCCAGAATTCACTGCCAAAAACGTGGACGGGGAGCGCCTCCTGCAGATGGAGAGCAACGAGCTGAAG gcCCTGGGCGTCTCGTCGTCCCAGGACCGGGGGCTGCTGAAGAAGAAGATCAAGGAGCTGAAGGTGCTGCAGGACAAGACCCGGAGGAACCGGGAAAAGCTGGAGAGGCAGCGCGACAAGCTCCGCCAGAGAgagcaggagcagcagagaCAGAGCCAGGACGAGCCCTAG